The Streptomyces aurantiacus genome includes a region encoding these proteins:
- a CDS encoding PucR family transcriptional regulator, which produces MRLRALLDTDALGLRLLGGEDELDRTVRGVMTTDLRDPSRYLSGGELVLTGLAWRRGAADSEPFVRILAGAGVTALAAGEAELGAIPDDLVAACARHRLPLFAVNESVAFATITEYVVRQVSGERAGDLAAVVDRHRRMMTSGPAGGGPDVVLDLLGSDLDLRAWVLSPAGRLIAGSHLAQEWLPAGVCAALAGEHLAAVRTGRRGPHRVTVGPTTYSLFPVRSGGRGAAGARDVRETVLSEWLLAVEADAGDWPEERLDLLEGVTQLIAVERDRRDAARTVRRRLAQEVLELLQTGAAPAEIAARLRVAAPVLLPGLGAAPHWQVVVARVEWDDAKGGPAGSPAEGGRPAGGIEGGPVAQALLEEILVDPLSSGPEPSDRIAVAHTGDEAVALVPLPAVSSEHDGSEAGLLADTLLEAVRDPLSAGLDGDGRLTLGVSAAVHSAEGLRGALEEARHARRVAAARPGRVCAAGHQELASHVLLLPFVPDDVRRAFTARLLDPLRDYDRRHRAELIPTLEAFLDCDGSWTRCAARLHLHVNTLRYRVGRIEQLTGRDLSRLEDKLDFFLALRMS; this is translated from the coding sequence ATGCGGCTGCGCGCACTGCTGGACACGGACGCGCTGGGCCTGCGGCTGCTCGGCGGCGAGGACGAGCTGGACCGCACCGTGCGTGGCGTGATGACCACGGACCTGCGGGACCCGAGCCGCTACCTCTCGGGCGGCGAGCTGGTGCTGACGGGGCTCGCCTGGCGGCGCGGCGCCGCCGACTCCGAGCCCTTCGTACGGATCCTCGCGGGCGCGGGCGTCACGGCGCTGGCCGCGGGAGAGGCGGAGCTGGGCGCGATCCCGGACGACCTGGTGGCGGCCTGTGCGAGACACCGGCTGCCGCTGTTCGCCGTCAACGAGTCGGTGGCCTTCGCGACGATCACCGAGTACGTCGTGCGGCAGGTGTCGGGCGAGCGTGCCGGGGACCTGGCGGCCGTGGTGGACCGGCACCGCCGGATGATGACCTCGGGCCCCGCCGGCGGTGGCCCGGACGTGGTCCTGGACCTGCTCGGTTCCGACCTGGACCTGCGGGCCTGGGTGCTCTCCCCCGCGGGCCGCCTCATCGCGGGCTCGCACCTCGCGCAGGAGTGGCTGCCAGCGGGCGTGTGCGCGGCGCTGGCCGGCGAGCACCTGGCAGCGGTCCGCACGGGGCGGCGGGGGCCGCACCGGGTGACGGTGGGCCCCACGACGTATTCGCTCTTCCCGGTCCGCAGCGGCGGTCGCGGGGCGGCGGGTGCGCGCGACGTACGCGAGACGGTGCTGTCGGAGTGGCTGCTCGCGGTCGAGGCGGACGCCGGGGACTGGCCGGAGGAGCGGCTCGACCTGCTGGAGGGCGTCACGCAGCTGATCGCGGTGGAGCGGGACCGCCGGGACGCGGCACGGACCGTGCGGCGCAGGCTCGCGCAGGAGGTCCTGGAGCTGCTGCAGACCGGTGCCGCGCCCGCGGAGATCGCGGCGCGGCTGCGGGTGGCCGCACCGGTGCTGCTGCCGGGGCTCGGCGCGGCCCCGCACTGGCAGGTCGTGGTCGCCCGGGTGGAGTGGGACGACGCGAAGGGCGGGCCCGCCGGGTCCCCGGCCGAGGGCGGGCGCCCCGCGGGCGGCATCGAGGGAGGTCCGGTGGCGCAGGCGCTGCTGGAGGAGATCCTGGTCGACCCGCTGTCGTCGGGGCCCGAGCCGTCCGACCGCATCGCGGTCGCCCACACGGGTGACGAGGCCGTCGCGCTCGTACCGCTGCCGGCCGTTTCCTCGGAGCACGACGGTTCGGAGGCCGGGCTGCTCGCCGACACGCTCCTGGAGGCCGTGCGCGACCCGCTGTCGGCAGGCCTCGACGGCGACGGGCGGCTCACCCTCGGGGTCAGCGCCGCCGTGCACTCGGCGGAGGGGCTGCGCGGCGCCCTGGAGGAGGCCCGGCACGCGCGCCGGGTGGCCGCGGCCCGCCCCGGGCGGGTGTGCGCGGCGGGGCACCAGGAGCTGGCCTCCCACGTGCTGCTGCTGCCCTTCGTGCCGGACGACGTGCGGCGCGCCTTCACGGCGAGGCTCCTCGACCCGCTCCGGGACTACGACCGCCGCCACCGGGCCGAGCTGATACCGACCCTGGAGGCGTTCCTGGACTGCGACGGCTCCTGGACCCGCTGCGCGGCCCGCCTGCACCTGCACGTCAACACGCTGCGCTACCGGGTGGGGCGTATCGAGCAGTTGACGGGCCGAGATCTTTCCCGGCTCGAGGACAAGCTGGACTTCTTCCTGGCGTTGCGGATGAGCTGA
- a CDS encoding FAD binding domain-containing protein: MDFLRPASWEEALAAKAEHPTAVPIAGGTDVMVEINFDHRRPEYLLDLNRIGELGEWEVGEESVRLGASVPYTAIMDNLRGELPGLALASHTVASPQIRNRGGVGGNLGTASPAGDAHPALLAAGAEVEAESVRGSRLIPIDAFYTGVKRNALAPDELIRAVHIKKADGPQQYSKVGTRNAMVIAVCAFGLALHPGTRTVRTGIGSAAPTPVRAKAAEEFLNAALDEGGFWDNGKIITPSVAKQFAELCSAACNPIDDVRGTASYRRHAVGIMARRTLTWTWESYRGTDGRTHQKGSVA, from the coding sequence ATGGACTTCCTTCGCCCCGCCAGCTGGGAGGAGGCGCTCGCCGCGAAGGCCGAGCACCCCACCGCTGTGCCGATTGCGGGTGGCACCGACGTGATGGTCGAGATCAACTTCGACCACCGCCGGCCCGAGTACCTGCTCGACCTGAACCGCATCGGCGAGCTGGGCGAGTGGGAGGTCGGCGAGGAGTCCGTCCGCCTGGGCGCCTCGGTCCCGTACACGGCGATCATGGACAACCTGCGCGGCGAACTGCCCGGCCTCGCCCTGGCCTCCCACACCGTGGCCTCCCCGCAGATCCGCAACCGCGGCGGCGTCGGCGGCAACCTCGGTACCGCCTCCCCGGCCGGTGACGCCCACCCCGCCCTCCTCGCGGCGGGCGCCGAGGTCGAGGCCGAGTCCGTACGCGGCTCCCGGCTCATCCCCATCGACGCGTTCTACACCGGCGTGAAGCGCAACGCGCTCGCCCCCGACGAGCTCATCCGGGCCGTCCACATCAAGAAGGCCGACGGACCCCAGCAGTACTCGAAGGTCGGCACCCGCAACGCGATGGTCATCGCGGTCTGCGCCTTCGGCCTGGCCCTGCACCCCGGCACCCGCACGGTGCGCACCGGCATCGGCTCGGCCGCGCCCACGCCCGTACGGGCCAAGGCCGCCGAGGAGTTCCTGAACGCGGCGCTCGACGAGGGCGGCTTCTGGGACAACGGGAAGATCATCACCCCGTCGGTCGCCAAGCAGTTCGCCGAGCTGTGCTCGGCCGCCTGCAACCCGATCGACGACGTCCGGGGCACGGCGAGCTACCGCCGCCACGCGGTGGGAATCATGGCCCGCCGCACGCTGACCTGGACCTGGGAGTCGTACCGCGGCACCGACGGCCGGACACATCAGAAGGGGAGTGTCGCGTAA
- a CDS encoding xanthine dehydrogenase family protein molybdopterin-binding subunit: MSSPISAPIGTPTKVTQGSQTKGGVGESTLRPDGTLKVTGEFAYSSDMWHEDMLWGQILRSTVAHAEILSIDTGEALATPGVYAVMTYDDLPTEVKNYGLEIQDTPVLAHGRVRHHGEPVAIVAADHPETARRAAAKIKVEYRELPVVTDEASATAPDAPLIHEGRDDHHIGHVPHPNIVHRQPIVRGDVEAARRRADFVVEGEYTFGMQDQAFLGPESGLAVPAEDGGVDLYVATQWLHSDLRQIAPVLGLPEDKVRMTLSGVGGAFGGREDLSMQIHACLLALRTGKPVKIVYNRFESFFGHVHRHPAKLHYEHGATKDGRLTHMKCRIVLDGGAYASASPAVVGNAASLSVGPYVLDDVDIEAIALYSNNPPCGAMRGFGAVQACFAYEAQMDKLADKVGMDRVEFRQLNAMSQGAIMPTGQPVDSPAPVAELLRRVKAMPMPPEQQWLAAGEAADVRQLPGGLSNTTHGEGVVRGVGYAVGIKNVGFSEGFDDYSTARVRMEVVGGEPVATVHTAMAEVGQGGVTVHAQIARTELGVAQVTIQPADTRVGSAGSTSASRQTYVTGGAVKHSCELVREKVLEIGRRKFGTYHPAWATAELLLEGGKVVTDGGEVLADLADVLEDESVEVEAEWRHRPTEAFDLRTGQGFGHVQYSFAAHRAVVEVDTELGLVKVIELACAQDVGKALNPLSVVGQIQGGTAQGLGIAVMEEIIVDPVTAKVRNPSFTDYLIPTILDTPTIPVDVLELADDHAPYGLRGIGEAPTLSSTPAVLAAIRNATGLELDRTPVRPEHLTGT; the protein is encoded by the coding sequence ATGTCTTCCCCCATCAGCGCCCCCATCGGCACTCCCACCAAGGTCACCCAGGGTTCGCAGACCAAGGGCGGTGTCGGCGAGTCCACACTCCGCCCGGACGGCACCCTGAAGGTCACCGGGGAGTTCGCGTACTCCTCCGACATGTGGCACGAGGACATGCTCTGGGGCCAGATCCTGCGCTCCACGGTCGCGCACGCCGAGATCCTCTCCATCGACACCGGCGAGGCCCTCGCGACACCGGGCGTCTACGCCGTCATGACGTACGACGACCTGCCGACCGAGGTGAAGAACTACGGCCTGGAGATCCAGGACACCCCCGTTCTGGCCCACGGGCGCGTACGCCACCACGGCGAGCCCGTCGCGATCGTGGCCGCCGACCACCCGGAGACCGCCCGCCGCGCCGCCGCCAAGATCAAGGTGGAGTACAGGGAGCTGCCCGTCGTCACGGACGAGGCCTCGGCCACCGCGCCGGACGCCCCGTTGATCCACGAGGGCCGCGACGACCACCACATCGGGCACGTCCCGCACCCGAACATCGTGCACCGCCAGCCGATCGTCCGCGGTGACGTCGAGGCGGCCCGGCGGCGCGCCGACTTCGTCGTCGAGGGCGAGTACACCTTCGGCATGCAGGACCAGGCGTTCCTCGGTCCGGAGTCCGGCCTCGCCGTGCCCGCCGAGGACGGCGGGGTCGACCTCTACGTCGCCACCCAGTGGCTCCACTCCGACCTGCGGCAGATCGCCCCGGTGCTCGGCCTGCCCGAGGACAAGGTCCGGATGACGCTCTCCGGCGTCGGCGGCGCGTTCGGCGGCCGCGAGGACCTGTCCATGCAGATCCACGCCTGCCTGCTGGCCCTGCGCACGGGCAAACCGGTCAAGATCGTCTACAACCGGTTCGAGTCCTTCTTCGGGCACGTCCACCGCCACCCCGCGAAGCTCCACTACGAGCACGGGGCGACGAAGGACGGCAGGTTGACCCACATGAAGTGCCGGATCGTCCTCGACGGCGGCGCGTACGCCTCCGCGTCCCCGGCGGTCGTCGGCAACGCGGCGTCCCTGTCGGTCGGCCCGTACGTGCTCGACGACGTCGACATCGAGGCGATCGCCCTCTACTCCAACAACCCGCCCTGCGGTGCCATGCGCGGCTTCGGCGCGGTCCAGGCGTGCTTCGCCTACGAGGCGCAGATGGACAAGCTCGCCGACAAGGTGGGCATGGACCGGGTCGAGTTCCGTCAGCTCAACGCGATGTCGCAGGGCGCGATCATGCCGACCGGCCAGCCCGTCGACTCCCCGGCCCCCGTCGCCGAACTCCTGCGCCGCGTCAAGGCGATGCCGATGCCGCCGGAGCAGCAGTGGCTCGCGGCCGGCGAGGCGGCGGACGTCCGTCAGCTGCCCGGCGGCCTCTCCAACACCACCCACGGCGAAGGTGTCGTACGCGGTGTCGGCTACGCGGTCGGCATCAAGAACGTCGGCTTCTCCGAGGGCTTCGACGACTACTCGACCGCCCGGGTCCGTATGGAGGTCGTCGGCGGTGAGCCCGTCGCGACCGTCCACACCGCGATGGCGGAGGTCGGCCAGGGCGGTGTCACCGTCCACGCGCAGATCGCCCGCACCGAGCTGGGCGTCGCCCAGGTGACGATCCAGCCGGCCGACACCCGGGTGGGGTCCGCCGGTTCGACCTCGGCGTCGCGCCAGACGTACGTCACCGGTGGCGCCGTCAAGCACTCCTGCGAGCTCGTCCGCGAGAAGGTCCTGGAGATCGGCCGCCGCAAGTTCGGTACGTACCACCCGGCCTGGGCCACCGCCGAGCTGCTGCTGGAGGGCGGCAAGGTCGTCACCGACGGCGGCGAGGTGCTGGCCGACCTCGCGGACGTGCTGGAGGACGAGTCCGTCGAGGTCGAGGCGGAGTGGCGGCACCGGCCGACCGAGGCCTTCGACCTCCGTACCGGCCAGGGCTTCGGTCACGTCCAGTACTCGTTCGCCGCGCACCGCGCCGTCGTCGAGGTGGACACCGAGCTCGGTCTGGTGAAGGTCATCGAGCTGGCCTGCGCACAGGACGTCGGCAAGGCGCTCAACCCGCTGTCCGTCGTCGGCCAGATCCAGGGCGGCACGGCCCAGGGCCTCGGCATCGCGGTCATGGAGGAGATCATCGTCGACCCCGTCACGGCGAAGGTCAGGAACCCCTCCTTCACCGACTACCTCATCCCCACGATTCTCGACACGCCGACCATCCCCGTCGACGTGCTCGAACTCGCCGACGACCACGCGCCGTACGGGCTGCGTGGCATCGGCGAGGCCCCGACCCTGTCGTCGACCCCGGCCGTCCTCGCGGCGATCCGGAACGCGACGGGTCTGGAGCTGGACCGGACGCCGGTACGACCGGAACACCTCACCGGGACGTAG
- a CDS encoding (2Fe-2S)-binding protein translates to MRVNFTVNGRPQEADDVWEGESLLYVLRERMGLPGSKNACEQGECGSCTVRLDGVPVCSCLVAAGQVEGREVVTVEGLADFAKQRAEHGGCAAGACGPSGTSVHDARRWAAEGQDSRTGEGTELSPIQQAFIDAGAVQCGFCTPGLLVAADEMLERNPTPSDADIREALSGNLCRCTGYEKIMDAVRLAAARQGEAV, encoded by the coding sequence ATGCGCGTCAATTTCACGGTCAACGGCCGCCCGCAGGAAGCCGACGACGTCTGGGAGGGCGAGAGCCTTCTCTACGTCCTGCGCGAGCGCATGGGCCTGCCCGGCTCCAAGAACGCCTGTGAGCAGGGCGAGTGCGGCTCCTGCACGGTCCGCCTCGACGGTGTGCCGGTGTGTTCGTGTCTGGTCGCGGCCGGGCAGGTGGAGGGCCGCGAGGTCGTCACGGTCGAGGGCCTCGCCGACTTCGCCAAACAGCGGGCGGAGCACGGCGGTTGCGCGGCCGGAGCCTGCGGTCCGTCGGGCACGTCCGTCCACGACGCCCGGCGCTGGGCCGCCGAGGGGCAGGACTCCCGCACCGGCGAGGGCACGGAACTCTCCCCGATCCAGCAGGCGTTCATCGACGCCGGCGCCGTCCAGTGCGGCTTCTGCACCCCCGGCCTGCTGGTCGCCGCCGACGAGATGCTCGAGCGCAACCCGACCCCGAGCGACGCGGACATCCGCGAGGCGCTGTCGGGCAACCTCTGCCGCTGCACCGGCTACGAGAAGATCATGGACGCGGTCCGCCTGGCGGCCGCCCGTCAGGGAGAGGCGGTCTGA